The following proteins are co-located in the Cyanobacteriota bacterium genome:
- a CDS encoding sulfate/molybdate ABC transporter ATP-binding protein, with amino-acid sequence RKNIAFGLEIRKVAPARVKARVEELLELVQLKGLGDRYPSQLSGGQRQRVALARALAVEPQVLLLDEPFGALDAKVRKDLRLWLRRLHDEVHVTTVFVTHDQEEAMEVSDRIVVMNQGKVEQIGTPAEIYDHPASAFVMSFIGPVNVLPSTSQMFQRNGIDASHPEIFLRPHDVLVEASPQEGTVPARVSRLIHLGWEIQAELTLDDGQVVTAHLSRERFDALNLKPQQRVHVKPKDAKSFPIYYSI; translated from the coding sequence CGTAAGAATATTGCCTTTGGTTTAGAGATTCGCAAAGTTGCCCCTGCACGGGTGAAGGCACGGGTAGAGGAATTATTGGAACTAGTTCAGTTAAAAGGCTTAGGCGATCGCTATCCCTCTCAGCTTTCGGGAGGACAGCGCCAACGAGTAGCCCTAGCACGGGCACTAGCTGTGGAACCCCAAGTACTTCTGCTAGATGAACCCTTCGGGGCGCTAGATGCCAAAGTGCGGAAAGACTTGCGCCTCTGGCTGCGCCGTCTGCATGATGAAGTCCATGTAACTACGGTGTTTGTCACCCACGACCAAGAAGAGGCCATGGAAGTATCCGATCGCATTGTCGTCATGAATCAGGGAAAAGTGGAACAAATTGGCACTCCAGCCGAAATCTATGATCATCCAGCCTCTGCCTTTGTCATGAGTTTCATTGGCCCCGTTAACGTGTTGCCCAGCACGTCACAAATGTTTCAACGTAACGGCATTGATGCTAGTCATCCTGAAATTTTTCTCCGTCCCCACGATGTACTCGTTGAGGCTAGTCCTCAAGAAGGTACTGTGCCAGCACGAGTCAGTCGGTTAATTCACCTGGGCTGGGAAATTCAGGCAGAACTAACTTTAGATGATGGTCAAGTGGTTACAGCTCATCTGAGCCGAGAACGGTTTGATGCCTTAAATCTAAAACCACAACAGCGGGTTCATGTTAAGCCCAAAGATGCTAAGTCGTTTCCGATTTACTATTCCATCTGA
- a CDS encoding alpha/beta hydrolase, which produces MHLRITTIAATCDPPQGTVVLLHGWGGNVQDLAAIAQYLRLPQLQYYLPSAPFPHPYNPMGSMWYGFPDGYQFSPEDPFQPGDDLTTSRHLLTDWLQTLPEKTGIPLDRTLLAGFSQGGAMTLDVGLALPLAGLLVMSGFLHAVPAGDRQPKASILMVHGRQDAVVPLAVARYARDCLQSLGATLAYHELDMGHEIDPEALQLMRQFIQARLDL; this is translated from the coding sequence ATGCACCTTCGTATCACCACGATCGCAGCGACCTGTGACCCGCCCCAAGGAACAGTAGTATTACTGCACGGCTGGGGTGGCAACGTTCAAGATCTAGCTGCGATCGCCCAGTATCTACGCCTGCCGCAGCTTCAGTATTACTTGCCTAGTGCTCCTTTTCCCCATCCGTATAATCCAATGGGGAGTATGTGGTATGGCTTTCCTGACGGTTACCAGTTTAGCCCAGAGGATCCATTCCAACCAGGTGATGACCTGACTACCAGCCGACACCTATTGACAGATTGGTTGCAAACTCTACCAGAGAAAACAGGAATTCCGCTAGACCGAACACTGCTGGCAGGGTTTTCCCAAGGGGGAGCCATGACCCTAGATGTAGGTCTAGCACTACCATTGGCAGGGTTACTGGTGATGAGTGGGTTTCTTCATGCAGTGCCCGCAGGCGATCGCCAACCCAAAGCCTCGATTTTGATGGTTCATGGCCGCCAAGATGCCGTTGTGCCTCTAGCAGTGGCTCGGTATGCCCGCGATTGCCTGCAATCCCTAGGAGCAACGTTGGCCTATCACGAACTAGACATGGGGCATGAAATTGACCCAGAGGCCCTACAACTGATGCGGCAATTCATTCAAGCCCGGCTAGACCTGTAG